One Alligator mississippiensis isolate rAllMis1 chromosome 12, rAllMis1, whole genome shotgun sequence DNA window includes the following coding sequences:
- the RPL12 gene encoding large ribosomal subunit protein uL11, with protein MPPKFDPNEIKVVYLRCTGGEVGATSALAPKIGPLGLSPKKVGDDIAKATGDWKGLRITVKLTIQNRQAQIEVVPSASALIIKALKEPPRDRKKQKNIKHSGSVSFDEIVSIARQMRHRSLARELSGTIKEILGTAQSVGCSIDGRHPHDIIDDINNGSVECPAS; from the exons ATGCCGCCCAAGTTCGACCCCAACGAGATCAAAGTCG TGTACCTGCGATGCACTGGGGGGGAAGTTGGTGCCACCTCTGCGCTGGCCCCCAAAATTGGCCCCCTGGGTTTG TCCCCCAAGAAGGTTGGTGATGATATCGCCAAGGCcacaggtgactggaaggggctGAGGATCACGGTGAAACTCACAATCCAGAACAGGCAAGCTCAG ATTGAGGTTGTcccttctgcctctgccctgatcATCAAAGCTCTTAAGGAGCCTCCACGTGACAGGAAGAAGCAGAAAAACA TTAAGCACAGCGGCAGTGTCAGCTTCGATGAGATTGTGAGCATTGCACGGCAGATGAGGCACAGGTCACTGGCCCGGGAGCTCTCTG GAACCATTAAGGAGATTCTAGGGACTGCTCAGTCTGTTGGCTGCAGTATTGATGGCAGACATCCTCATGACATCATTGATGACATCAACAATGGCTCAGTAGAGTGCCCAGCT AGTTAA